In a genomic window of Erigeron canadensis isolate Cc75 chromosome 5, C_canadensis_v1, whole genome shotgun sequence:
- the LOC122602422 gene encoding uncharacterized protein LOC122602422, with translation MIVATTATIGTFNILSTMARWFVSGCLIINHMIESRTLRRRYLLNFDSRRANMWRIVYQSDIASIVTIRMNRLAFSKLCKLLESKGEICNSKHMLVDEQVAVFLHTLAHNGKNRVIINRFERSSETISRYFKLVLDPICRLRKEFYVTPVPVPNDETDERWKWFKGYLSVLDGTYINVRVPTVDRKPYRTRKGSICTNVLAVCTRDLMFTHVLAGWEGSKADS, from the exons ATGATTGTAGCCACAACGGCTACCATAGGAACTTTTAACATACTGTCTACTATGGCTCGATGGTTTGTATCGGGTTGTTtgatcattaatcatatgatcgAGTCTAGAACACTTCGTAGGAGATATCTACTGAACTTTGATAGTAGACGTGCTAATATGTGGAGGATAGTGTATCAAAGTGATATCGCGAGCATTGTTACTATTAGAATGAATAGACTTGCATTTTCAAAACTTTGTAAATTGCTTGAAAGTAAAGGAGAGATATGCAATAGCAAACACATGTTAGTTGATGAGCAAGTTGCAGTGTTCTTACATACGCTTGCTCATAATGGAAAAAACCGAGTTATTATTAATAGATTCGAGAGATCTAGTGAAACTATAAGCCGATATTTCAAGTTAGTGTTAGATCCAATATGTCGGCTACGCAAAGAGTTTTACGTCACACCTGTCCCTGTTCCAAATGATGAGACGGATGAGAGGTGGAAATGGTTTAAG gGTTATCTTAGTGTATTAGATGGGACATACATAAATGTTAGGGTCCCTACTGTTGATAGAAAACCTTATCGAACACGAAAAGGCTCGATTTGCACCAATGTTCTTGCGGTATGTACAAGAGACCTCATGTTTACTCACGTATTGGCTGGATGGGAAGGTTCTAAAGCAGATAGTTGA